One window of the Labilibaculum sp. genome contains the following:
- a CDS encoding aldose epimerase family protein: protein MIDVIDFGLTRDGEKVQLFTLRNKNGLTAKITNYGGILTSFTLPLPNEEREIVLGFDSLEEYTNEEYLKNYPYFGALIGRFGNRINKGLVTLNEKEIQLPCNHGMHHLHGGDIGFDRKVWKAEINNNSDLKLTYLSPDGEENFPGNLNTEVIYKLTDDNELQIHYKAVTDKTTPVNLTQHAYFNLSNNFESILDHQLQVDTEFILETDDLLIPSGKIYNIKNTLFDFRTKKQIDRDIEDIENYDDCFAFGESTETPRKVAELSDKNGEVTMEIATTFPGLQVYTGKYIAAGKFGSFSGVALEAQGYPDAPNHKNFKQGWLKPGEVYQHQTNYKLIF, encoded by the coding sequence ATGATAGATGTAATTGATTTTGGATTGACACGTGATGGAGAAAAAGTACAACTATTCACCCTCCGAAATAAAAACGGCCTGACAGCAAAAATCACCAATTATGGTGGTATTCTTACCTCATTTACTCTTCCTTTGCCCAATGAGGAGAGAGAAATCGTGCTGGGTTTTGATTCGCTTGAAGAGTATACAAATGAGGAATACCTTAAAAACTATCCTTACTTTGGAGCTTTAATCGGTCGGTTTGGAAATCGAATTAACAAAGGATTAGTTACACTTAATGAAAAAGAAATTCAGCTTCCCTGCAACCATGGAATGCACCATTTGCATGGTGGTGATATTGGGTTTGACAGAAAAGTATGGAAAGCCGAAATTAATAACAATAGTGATTTAAAATTAACTTACCTGAGTCCTGACGGAGAAGAAAATTTCCCTGGAAATTTAAATACTGAGGTAATTTATAAGTTGACAGATGATAACGAATTGCAGATTCATTACAAAGCAGTAACGGATAAAACAACCCCGGTTAATCTAACTCAACACGCCTATTTTAACTTATCAAACAATTTTGAGAGTATCCTGGACCATCAACTTCAGGTGGATACCGAATTCATTTTAGAAACAGACGATCTGTTGATTCCAAGTGGTAAAATATACAATATCAAGAACACTCTTTTCGACTTTAGAACAAAAAAACAAATAGACAGAGACATAGAAGATATTGAGAACTACGACGACTGTTTTGCATTTGGAGAATCGACTGAAACACCAAGAAAAGTAGCTGAACTTTCTGATAAAAATGGTGAAGTGACAATGGAAATTGCAACAACATTCCCCGGATTACAGGTTTATACAGGTAAATATATCGCAGCTGGGAAATTCGGTTCTTTCTCAGGTGTTGCTTTAGAAGCTCAAGGTTATCCGGATGCGCCCAATCATAAAAACTTTAAACAGGGTTGGTTAAAACCCGGTGAAGTTTACCAGCATCAGACAAATTACAAACTTATCTTCTAA
- a CDS encoding LysO family transporter: MLTDIIIVLSIMILGIGIGLLIGNRPKIIKVIGVLTSFSIFLLLFLLGIGVGTNNQIINNLHSIGIQALILTIGAVLGSLICAYFTYTLFFKKK; encoded by the coding sequence ATGCTAACTGATATTATCATCGTTTTATCCATAATGATTTTAGGAATCGGAATTGGTCTTCTTATTGGCAACCGCCCAAAAATCATCAAAGTTATTGGTGTTTTAACATCATTTTCTATTTTTCTATTGCTTTTTCTTTTAGGGATAGGTGTTGGAACCAATAATCAAATAATAAACAATCTTCATTCTATTGGAATACAGGCTTTGATCCTAACAATTGGAGCTGTTTTAGGTTCTTTAATTTGTGCCTATTTTACCTACACCCTATTTTTCAAAAAGAAATAA
- a CDS encoding lysine exporter LysO family protein, with protein sequence MKGSLIILSFFILGLILGLTRFLPSSLLEGDFSIYALYLLMFLVGIGIGTDRDSWKVVREVNIKIILVPLSVIVGSLLGVSAVSAMLSNISIGEAMAVGAGFGYYSLSSVIITEFHSETLGVIALISNIIREILTLLATPLFVKYFGKLAGIASGGATAMDTTMPIIVRYSGKEYAIIAVFSGIVLTVLVPIIVPIILEFL encoded by the coding sequence ATGAAAGGCAGTTTAATCATTCTTAGCTTCTTTATCCTTGGGCTAATCCTTGGACTAACACGCTTTTTACCCTCCTCTCTTTTAGAAGGGGATTTCAGTATATATGCTCTTTATTTATTGATGTTTTTAGTAGGAATTGGTATTGGAACCGACCGTGACTCATGGAAAGTGGTTCGCGAGGTGAATATCAAAATTATATTGGTTCCTCTATCAGTCATTGTAGGATCTCTTCTTGGCGTTTCTGCTGTTTCCGCTATGCTTTCGAATATTAGCATTGGCGAAGCAATGGCTGTAGGTGCCGGATTTGGCTACTATAGTTTATCCAGCGTTATCATTACTGAATTCCATAGCGAAACGCTGGGTGTTATTGCTTTAATTTCCAATATCATCAGGGAAATACTGACTCTTTTAGCAACGCCATTATTTGTAAAATACTTTGGGAAGCTAGCTGGCATTGCATCTGGTGGAGCAACTGCTATGGATACAACCATGCCCATAATTGTACGCTACTCAGGAAAAGAGTATGCGATTATTGCCGTCTTCAGCGGAATTGTACTTACTGTATTGGTTCCTATTATTGTTCCAATCATACTTGAATTCTTGTAA
- a CDS encoding aminopeptidase P family protein → MFSKETYINRRNKLKAEVQSGILLFLGNDESGMNYADNTYHFRQDSTFLYFFGSDYAGLNAIIDIDENREIIFGDELTIDHIVWMGTQPTIKEKSEAVGIKETAQMSALKTYLDKALTKGQRVHHLPSYRPEHQIKLQSLLNVHPNISVKNASPEFIQAVVNQRNYKSAEEIIQIEEAVNITAEMHLAAMRMARPGMKEYEIAAKVQETAIRLGGQPSFPTIATVNGQTLHNHYHGNTLKSGDMVLLDCGAENGMHYAGDMSSTFPVDKIFTTRQKEIYEIALNAHNAAIAKLQPGIKFKDVHLTACLTIAEGMKQMGFMKGNMEDAVQQGAHALFFQCGTGHMMGLDVHDMENLGELCVGYNGEAKSTLFGLKSLRLGRELEPGFVLTIEPGIYFIPELIDMWKAEKRFEEFINYDKVEQYKNFGGIRNEEDFLITKDGARLLGKPIPKSIEDVEKERN, encoded by the coding sequence ATGTTCTCAAAAGAAACCTATATTAACAGAAGAAATAAGCTTAAAGCAGAAGTTCAATCAGGAATTCTGCTTTTTCTGGGCAACGATGAAAGTGGAATGAATTACGCTGACAACACCTATCATTTCCGTCAGGACAGTACCTTTCTATATTTCTTTGGTTCGGATTATGCCGGACTAAATGCAATTATAGATATCGATGAAAATCGTGAAATTATTTTCGGCGATGAATTGACCATAGACCATATTGTTTGGATGGGGACACAACCTACAATTAAAGAAAAAAGTGAAGCTGTTGGAATTAAAGAGACAGCTCAAATGTCTGCATTAAAAACGTACCTCGACAAAGCTTTAACAAAAGGACAAAGAGTCCATCACTTACCCTCTTACCGCCCTGAACATCAAATTAAATTACAGTCCTTATTGAATGTACATCCCAATATTTCAGTAAAAAATGCATCCCCTGAATTCATTCAAGCAGTTGTAAATCAAAGAAATTACAAATCAGCCGAAGAGATCATTCAAATTGAAGAGGCTGTTAATATTACAGCAGAAATGCATCTTGCAGCCATGCGGATGGCTCGCCCGGGAATGAAAGAATATGAAATTGCTGCCAAAGTTCAGGAAACAGCAATTCGGTTGGGCGGACAACCCTCTTTCCCAACCATTGCCACTGTAAACGGACAAACACTTCATAATCACTATCATGGCAACACTTTAAAAAGCGGAGATATGGTATTGCTTGATTGTGGTGCTGAAAATGGAATGCATTATGCCGGTGATATGTCCAGCACATTTCCTGTGGATAAAATATTTACGACACGCCAAAAAGAAATTTATGAGATTGCTTTAAATGCCCACAACGCTGCCATTGCAAAACTACAACCCGGTATTAAATTTAAAGATGTTCACCTTACTGCCTGCCTAACTATTGCCGAAGGAATGAAACAAATGGGTTTTATGAAAGGAAATATGGAAGATGCAGTTCAACAGGGTGCTCACGCTTTGTTCTTTCAATGTGGAACAGGTCATATGATGGGATTGGATGTTCATGACATGGAAAATTTAGGCGAGCTTTGTGTTGGTTACAATGGAGAGGCAAAAAGTACGCTGTTTGGACTAAAATCATTGCGTTTGGGAAGAGAACTTGAACCTGGATTTGTTTTAACCATTGAACCGGGAATCTATTTTATTCCTGAATTGATTGACATGTGGAAAGCCGAAAAACGATTTGAGGAATTCATTAATTACGATAAAGTAGAACAATACAAGAATTTTGGCGGCATAAGAAATGAAGAAGATTTTTTAATTACCAAAGATGGTGCGAGATTATTGGGCAAACCCATTCCTAAAAGCATTGAAGATGTTGAAAAAGAAAGAAACTAA
- a CDS encoding S28 family serine protease: MKLKQITFLLIGFLIVGNISCQQSRPKNLLNQLQEIPGVSVKKISGDSTFTEYYELYFTQDLDHQNPKAGTFQQRVLLGHHAFNQPMVVQLEGYQIWSDKAGELSKLLNANQLTIEHRYFKNSMPDSLNWQYLNIKQAAADQHAIIQALKKLYPNKWLTTGISKGGQTTIYHRYFYPNDVDVSVPYVAPHNLAREDKRIQNYLASAGNQEIRDKIRQFQLTCFKNREKLLPLAEAYAKEKNYSFTMGLARALDLSILEYPFAYWQWGGIDEIPDENANPQELSEHLFKVSNIDFFDVNNIKTLLAFYHQALTEIGMYSYEIAPFKQYLNDEKDITFDFTFPNEPIRKFDASSMIKINKWLQTDAEKILFIYGENDTWSATAVDLKGNNKCKKFVNPEGSHKSRINSFPSEMKKEILNTLEEWMDVQLTINNEK, encoded by the coding sequence ATGAAACTTAAACAAATTACATTCCTTCTGATTGGATTTCTTATCGTTGGCAACATCTCTTGTCAACAATCAAGACCCAAAAACCTGCTGAACCAGCTTCAGGAAATTCCAGGAGTAAGTGTAAAAAAGATTTCCGGAGACTCTACTTTTACAGAATATTACGAGCTCTATTTTACACAAGATCTTGATCATCAAAATCCCAAAGCAGGAACATTCCAGCAAAGGGTCTTATTGGGGCATCATGCTTTTAACCAGCCAATGGTTGTTCAACTGGAAGGTTATCAAATTTGGTCTGATAAAGCTGGCGAACTGAGCAAATTACTGAATGCAAATCAATTGACCATTGAGCATCGTTATTTTAAAAATTCAATGCCCGACAGCTTGAATTGGCAATATCTAAACATCAAACAGGCAGCTGCCGATCAGCATGCAATCATTCAAGCTTTAAAAAAATTATATCCGAACAAATGGCTGACAACCGGAATTAGTAAAGGAGGACAAACCACTATTTATCACCGTTACTTTTATCCAAATGATGTTGATGTTAGTGTGCCCTATGTAGCACCACACAATCTGGCCCGTGAAGACAAAAGAATCCAAAACTATTTGGCAAGTGCAGGAAATCAGGAAATCAGAGATAAAATTCGCCAATTTCAATTGACTTGCTTTAAAAACAGAGAAAAATTACTTCCTCTTGCAGAGGCATATGCAAAAGAGAAAAACTATTCTTTTACCATGGGCTTAGCAAGAGCACTTGATTTAAGTATTCTAGAATATCCATTTGCCTATTGGCAATGGGGTGGAATTGATGAAATTCCCGATGAAAACGCCAATCCTCAAGAGCTTTCCGAGCATTTGTTTAAAGTGTCAAATATCGATTTTTTCGATGTAAACAACATCAAAACACTTCTTGCATTTTATCATCAGGCATTAACCGAGATTGGAATGTACAGCTACGAAATTGCTCCTTTCAAACAATACCTGAACGATGAAAAGGACATTACTTTCGATTTTACTTTCCCTAACGAACCCATCCGGAAATTTGATGCCTCATCGATGATTAAAATTAACAAATGGCTGCAGACTGATGCGGAAAAAATATTGTTTATATATGGTGAGAACGATACATGGTCGGCAACGGCAGTTGATCTAAAAGGAAATAACAAATGCAAAAAATTTGTGAACCCTGAAGGATCGCATAAAAGCAGAATCAATAGTTTTCCTTCTGAAATGAAAAAAGAAATTTTGAACACTTTGGAAGAATGGATGGATGTACAATTAACCATTAATAATGAAAAGTAA
- a CDS encoding SWIM zinc finger family protein: MEISFNEFEQYIDDKILKRGLSYFKNNKVNQPIETGIGEYEATVEGTEDYTVKLVIKNDMILEHVCNCPYDMGPFCKHVVAVIFYLQQDQLNLKRNPLTKASEIPAVKKKRKTLADKVIAMLENASHDDLKQFIQIRQRKIEDSGINYWLTLLNTILQNRKVFM; this comes from the coding sequence ATGGAAATATCGTTTAATGAATTTGAGCAATACATAGATGATAAAATTTTAAAGCGCGGTTTGTCGTATTTTAAGAATAACAAAGTAAATCAGCCAATAGAAACAGGAATAGGGGAATATGAGGCTACAGTTGAAGGGACTGAGGATTACACGGTAAAATTGGTAATTAAGAACGATATGATTTTGGAACATGTTTGTAACTGTCCGTATGATATGGGACCTTTCTGCAAGCATGTTGTTGCTGTTATTTTTTATTTGCAACAAGATCAATTGAATTTGAAAAGAAATCCACTTACTAAGGCATCCGAAATACCTGCAGTGAAAAAGAAGCGCAAAACTTTGGCGGATAAAGTAATTGCAATGCTTGAAAATGCATCTCATGATGATCTGAAACAATTTATCCAAATAAGGCAGAGGAAGATAGAGGATTCCGGAATCAATTATTGGCTTACTTTGCTCAATACAATACTTCAGAATCGAAAAGTTTTTATGTAA